The DNA window ATTTGAAATGACAAATTTAGATCTCATGGCCTATTTTCTAGGATTAGATGTGGAGCAATATAGTGATGGAATCTTCATTTCACAAGCCAAGTATGCAATAGaagttttgaagaaatttaCTATGAAATATTATTGTCCAGCAGACAATCCAATTGAATATAGAACCAAGTTAACTAAAGAAGAAGATTTAGTTAATCCTACATACTATAAAAGTATTGTGGGTTGTTTGCATTATCTAACATGTACTAGATTAGATATTCTGTTTGGAGTGGGCTTGATTAGCTGATATATGAAGAAGTCAAAAAGTTCACATTTGAAAACAGCAAAGAGGATCCTTCGTTTTGTTAAAAGAACAACAAGCTATGAATTGTTTTACTCCATCTTCGCAGATTCTTGAAATTATAGGTTACAGTGACAGGGATTAGGCAGAAAACTTGGAAGACAGAAAAAGCGAAACTAGATTTGTATTCTTTATGGGAGAAACAACTTTCACGTGGATATCAAAAAAGCAATCTGTTGTTGCATTATCCACATGTAAAGCAGAATACATTGTTATTGCATCGTGTATATGTCATGCAATATGTCTAAGGAAACTGATGGAAGATTTGTAGCAAAAACATAGCAAGGCTACAAGAATTTTTGTTAATAACAAGTCTGCTATAACACTTGCAAAGAATCTAGTTCATTATGAACGTTCAAAACATATTGATACTCGAtgaacaaattgataatatttttacaaagccATTGAAAACTGATGTTTTCTGTTATTTGCAGAAGAAGCTTGGAATCGTGAAGATGAATGGAACAAGTTTAAGAGAGGAGAatgttagttattaaacttgtttactAAGATTAAATGTATTGAAGTTAATGTTATAATAAATAAGCATGAACATAAAATATactatgaatctagagtaagtATTGAAGAgtctaatattaattaagtacTTTGAAGATTGTAAAAGACATTCTATAATGTCTATTTATATTGTATAGTTTCTGATAATGAAAATATAAGAGTACCATTATTTAGTATATTGTATTCTATCACAATCATGTGAGTAGTAACCCCTTCGCTGttctgttattgtttttttccaacATTTCAAGGATACACAAAGGGTCACACCAATTTGAAGTTACCCCTTATCTCCATCAGAAGGAAGAGATTGCTCTTTTATCTATTGGAAGGCGACATCCTTATGTGGAATATACTTGGAATCATAACTTGAAGAACACTTAGGGCGAACCGTATTCTTCTCTAGAAATGGAATATTTTCAGCAGCCTTCATTCCAATATCATGGCAACTCAAAAAAAATGATCAGCACCTAAAGTCCTTTAGACAATTTGGATACAATTGCAGAATTGGTGCATTAGACACTCTTTATTTTTCCACAAGAATCAATCTATCCGAATCAAGAATATCCAAAACCAGTGCGCTATCGCTTACATCAAACTACGAAGAAAGCAAAGTGAACCATTTCGAGATACGAAATACGTACTTTTTTCGTCATTTTTTGGCTAAAGATTGGAATAAAGAAGAGATGAGCCTCCGCCGCATCATCGGTAAGAAAAGGACTCATTTTGAGATTACTGAAGAAATATTCTTCGCTTTCGTATCTGCTGTTGTGCTTGCTCGGTAAATCACAATGCTTTGTTATGTTTCTATCTTGGTACACAAAGACCTTAAATTCCCTCTCCATTTCCGCATAATTCATCCTGAAAACTGTAGGTGAGTGAGAGACTTCATTCAGAGAATCTTGGACCTGAGCCAAATAATCATTCATAAAACCATAAAAGAAGCATTAAGAGAGGACTAAAAAAGGGAATAAACTGAAGAGAAAACGAGAGAATTACTGAAACAGTAAGGAGAAACATAGAATCTTGGCATATAAAAGTAAACTCAAGAAAGAGGTATGAGTATAGCTATAAGGAACTTGATCTGAATTCGCCTTCATGGCCATAGAAGGGCATAAAAATAGCATAAATATCAGAAATCTTGAATCCCAGAATCACATtcataaacaagaaaaagaaaatgcataaaaatggGCTTGCAGAgattaaagaaaacaacaaattaagtaCAAGAAGGAAGTGAAAGAGAGCACCTGATCAGAGATGAATTGAGGAAAGTACTGGTTCAAAACATAGTGCTCTAGCAAGCAACTGGATGTGTAGAAAACGATGACCGAAATGAGAAGTTGTTTTAATGTCCATTTCCGAAGTAAGTATCGGAGGATGTTAATGTTATGTGCATTCATGTTCATCATCTTCTCGGGAAAATTGTTCTTGAAAGAGAAAGTTTGGAGCTGGTGGTTTCTTGGAGAAGAGAGAAGTGAGAAGTGAGAGAAgtcaaattttagttttttttggcgGAGAATGCTGTCTAGAATCTGCTGCTGCTAGTTATTTCCGGTACTTGCTGCCTCTGGAAGAGAAAACTATCACAGTTAGGCCCAATTCTTCTCTGGATTTTCAAGGGAATTTTGGGCAAGTGGTCATGTATAACGGTTTAGGCCCAATTATGGTGAGTCTTTTCCCCTATGACCACATCGTACAAAGTTGTCATACCCGGATAGGAGCTTGGGTTAATAGGTTGTCAAATCAAccttaaaatgatattatttcaatgatattgttttgaattagaaagaattcttaaaattgatttattcaaCTCTTATCGACTGAattgtaaattaaattactCCAATTAATTGGATAAATATCTAaactagtttgaaaaaaaatccagctTGAAGCTCGAGTCAAACTTCAAGTTGGTAGGACACCTTGTTACCCTCGTAGGTAGGGCTAGATTTACATGGTGATAATAATGTCAATCTGCATGGTTACATGAAGTGCTATCATCAATTATAGCGACAAGTCTTGATTCAGGCAAgaatgtttttttccttctccatcAAATACATTGGACATAGGCTTACAAAGGAAGAGTGACTGCACAAGGAAAAGGGTATAGAATGTTTGCCCATTAAATTAACCCATGGCGGTATGCAACACAAACGCAATTTTTGCAGCAATGGAGGTTTGATAACATGAAATTGGGAGGCGGATCGAGCCATGTATAGGAAATGTATGAAGGGGTCTACAGGACATTGACGGTGATGCTCTTATTTTGTCCACGTAGTCGTAGAATAACATCGGTTTGTTCCAGTAACGTTTTTTCAAGCCCAGAGACGGTGGAATTTGAAAGAGTTCAAAACGAAGTAAGACATAGACTTGCAAACTAAATGTtgcaaattcaaaaaatttcacTATTAACACAATTATCTTTCCAAATCTGGGAAAAAATCCGAGGAAAATGAGGCAACAAGGAAGCAGCTATCAACATCAAATCCCTAGAGAATTCCAGCACCACAGGGCACTCTCAGTGCTCCTTCAAAGTTTTATAAAGACACTCAACACctggaaaatcaaagaaatgcGAACCTAAATTACAAGTGTTTGAAAGCTCAATAATGCTGACGCCTAGCAAGCACCACAGGGCACTCTCAGTGCTCCttcaaagttttatttgatcaaaatgaTATGGACCGGCAATCCTAACTGGAAATTGGACAACAATTTTCATAATAGcacatatcaaaaaatatatatattacggGCTTCTGCTGATAGAAtaaccaccccccccccccctgttaTTCTTCATGGAGCctcataaaaaaatgcaattataaCCCTATACTATTATCAGAGAAACAGAGATATGGCAGGGAGCAACACAACTTCCGGTTTGCTTATGTCCATCTTTGAAAGTTGGGATTTCAATAATCTGGAAGTTGCATGCGTAAGGTGACttagaaattcaaagaaatataaTATGCCTGGACACTTTTAGAAATTGACCAATATGCTCGATCAAATGGCTTAAAAGTCTACTGTTGGATAGAGACCTGGCATGTAAGCATGTCCACTTCCATTAGAATCAGCATATAGATGTGGCTGTAGCTCCCCTGAGTGGGATGACTTCCGGGACTTCGGGTTCTTAGGAGAAGCTGTGTAGGAATCACTGGAACCACTGCTATACATTGTTGATGTTGGCAGTCCATGGATCTTTGGCAATCCTGTGGAATCAGAGCTCAAACTGTATCCTCTTTCAACAGTTTCAGCTTCCAATGGCAATTCATCCAATGTCTGAAAAGAAAGAATACAGCGAATTAGATGCCAGGAATTTCTCAGCACATCTACATTTGCAATGCAGAAGCAGCTAAGGAACCTCATGACAACAGAGCAATTGAATTTCATATCCACATCTGGTGACAAAAGCCTACTGATGCATGCTAGCTTTTGGGTAGCAAATAAGTTCTCCAAGAGGAGAGGGTAATAGGGTCACCATGCACAAGATAAACAACGCGCTAAGCAAGAAAGATTAAAATCTTAAAGGTCACCCCATTTGACGAAACACTTAAGTTCTTTACCTACTTATCCGAGTTCTGACAGTAAGCCTGTTAAATGCTTGCATAAATATGCAGATACCAATCGCCATATACATGTGCagttcaaagaaaattaaatccaGTCCCAACACCAAAGAGCTTAAGGAAAATTAATACTTCTAGAGAACCATAATAGAACATGAGGACAGTGTGAAGGTATATGGTCTTTGCTGATTAGAGTCATGAATAGCCTACCCTAAATGCCTGTTGGAGAACTCTAAGTTGTTCTCGTGTCTGCTTTCTCTTCATTGCTATCTCATCAGGTTCCTGCAACATCTCCTCAAACAAATTCTCCCTGTTTCAGGAAGACACAGAAATCCAGGTTTAACACATATGACTAGCTTACATTACACAAGTGATAATTGGAAGGATGAAATCAGGACCAATGactaaaatcaatgtaaaacatTATCATACCTGTAAAGTTTTCTAATGAAGACATTGTGCAGTTCACGCTTTGTATGGTTTACCTACATGATGAATCCAAGTGACATCAGAACTAAAAGAATATGACAAATTACATCCAACCATCCTAGCCGAGATGACCCCAAATGttctttcattttgaattttagcaGTACAATACTTAAAACATTAGAGAACTTGTCCAAACTGCCATTCCATCATGGTAGTTTTtctagtggtggtggtggtggtggtggtggtggtggtggaaacAAGAGAGTTTTGgaacattttgaaaatataaacattatGCAGTTGCAGACAATGTTTGGATAAGATTGATACTGGTTCTATAGGCCATGCTGCCATACCCAATAACTCTTGTTTCTTTAGTTGAACTTTTTAAGAGAAAAGAGTTGCAAAAAATCTtgcaagtataattttttttcttttattttggtgaaCAGAACTTCATGTTATTAACAGCAAAAATTACAGAAGAACAAGATGACCACAAAGATGGTAGATAACATACCCAAAAAGAGAGCagatatgaataaaaaagagagcagatatgttctttcattttgaattttagcaGTACAATACTTAAAACATTAGAGAACTTGTCCAAACTGCCATTCCATCATGGTAGTTTTtctagtggtggtggtggtggtggtggtggtggtggtggaaacAAGAGAGTTTTGgaacattttgaaaatataaacattatGCAGTTGCAGACAATGTTTGGATAAGATTGATACTGGTTCTATAGGCCATGCTGCCATACCCAATAACTCTTGTTTCTTTAGTTGAACTTTTTAAGAGAAAAGAGTTGCAAAAAATCTtgcaagtataattttttttcttttattttggtgaaCAGAACTTCATGTTATTAACAGCAAAAATTACAGAAGAACAAGATGACCACAAAGATGGTAGATAACATACCCAAAAAGAGAGCagatatgaataaaaaagagagcagatatgttctttcattttgaattttagcaGTACAATACTTAAAACATTAGAGAACTTGTCCAAACTGCCATTCCATCATGGTAGTTTTtctagtggtggtggtggtggtggtggtggtggtggtggaaacAAGAGAGTTTTGgaacattttgaaaatataaacattatGCAGTTGCAGACAATGTTTGGATAAGATTGATACTGGTTCTATAGGCCATGCTGCCATACCCAATAACTCTTGTTTCTTTAGTTGAACTTTTTAAGAGAAAAGAGTTGCAAAAAATCTtgcaagtataattttttttcttttattttggtgaaCAGAACTTCATGTTATTAACAGCAAAAATTACAGAAGAACAAGATGACCACAAAGATGGTAGATAACATACCCAAAAAGAGAGCagatatgaataaaaaagagagcagatatgttctttcattttgaattttagcaGTACAATACTTAAAACATTAGAGAACTTGTCCAAACTGCCATTCCATCATGGTAGTTTTtctagtggtggtggtggtggtggtggtggtggtggaaacAAGAGAGTTTTGgaacattttgaaaatataaacatt is part of the Populus trichocarpa isolate Nisqually-1 chromosome 7, P.trichocarpa_v4.1, whole genome shotgun sequence genome and encodes:
- the LOC112328139 gene encoding uncharacterized protein LOC112328139 encodes the protein MMNMNAHNINILRYLLRKWTLKQLLISVIVFYTSSCLLEHYVLNQYFPQFISDQVQDSLNEVSHSPTVFRMNYAEMEREFKVFVYQDRNITKHCDLPSKHNSRYESEEYFFSNLKMSPFLTDDAAEAHLFFIPIFSQKMTKKVRISYLEMVHFAFFVV